The Prunus persica cultivar Lovell chromosome G8, Prunus_persica_NCBIv2, whole genome shotgun sequence genome includes a region encoding these proteins:
- the LOC18766628 gene encoding polygalacturonase, producing MHQTMALQKHLVLFYVVVSFCAASCYSSGFQEVNSLHSFVDHEKESGYNSRAHPSNMNTIEGVKFMEFIKPRAQLFSSRKLERAAGSKSSSSVKTISVANFGAKGNGADDTRAFEKAWKAACSSNGAIVLVVPQKTYLVRPIEFSGPCKSHLTMQIYGTIEASDDRSVYKDVTHWLIFDNVQSLLVVGPGTINGNGNRWWENSCKRKPQPPCNEQAPTAVTFNKCNNLVVKNLKIQDAQQMHVRFQNCKNVEASHLTVTAPEDSPNTDGIHITNTKNITISSSVIGTGDDCISIVSGSQRVQATDITCGPGHGISIGSLGEDNANDHVSGVFVNGAKISGTSNGVRIKTWQGGSGSASNIVFQNVEMNDVTNPIIIDQNYCDHKNKDCTRQRSAVQVKNVLYQNIRGTSASTDAITFNCSQSVPCQGIVLQNIQLQNARAKCNNVKPAYKGAVSPRCSWGLVN from the exons ATGCATCAAACAATGGCTCTGCAAAAACATTTGGTCTTGTTCTATGTTGTTGTCTCTTTCTGTGCTGCTTCATGTTACAGTAGTGGTTTCCAAGAGGTCAACTCACTTCATAGTTTTGTTGACCATGAAAAAGAGTCTGGCTATAATTCTAGAGCTCATCCTTCAAACATGAACACCATTGAAGGTGTCAAGTTCATGGAATTCATCAAGCCAAGAGCTCAGCTCTTCAGTTCGAGGAAGCTCGAAAGAGCGGCCGGCAGCAAGTCATCAAGCTCGGTCAAAACGATTAGTGTTGCTAATTTTGGAGCTAAAGGAAATGGTGCCGATGACACACGG GCATTTGAGAAGGCGTGGAAGGCAGCTTGTTCTTCCAATGGAGCCATAGTTCTTGTGGTGCCACAAAAGACCTATCTTGTTAGGCCGATCGAATTCTCGGGCCCCTGCAAATCTCATCTAACAATGCAG ATATATGGAACCATAGAAGCATCAGATGATCGGTCAGTCTACAAAGATGTCACGCATTGGCTTATCTTTGACAACGTCCAAAGCTTGTTAGTTGTAGGTCCTGGAACCATCAATGGCAATGGAAATAGATGGTGGGAAAACTCATGCAAAAGAAAGCCTCAG CCCCCCTGCAACGAACAGGCCCCCACG GCTGTGACCTTCAACAAGTGCAATAACTTGGTGGTGAAGAATCTGAAGATCCAAGACGCACAGCAAATGCATGTTAGAtttcaaaattgtaaaaatgttgAAGCTTCCCATCTTACAGTAACTGCACCAGAAGATAGTCCTAATACTGATGGAATTCATATCACAAATACCAAGAACATTACCATCTCAAGCTCTGTTATAGGAAcag GTGATGATTGCATCTCTATTGTAAGTGGGTCCCAAAGAGTGCAAGCTACAGACATAACTTGTGGACCAGGCCATGGAATCAG TATTGGTAGCTTGGGAGAAGACAATGCAAATGACCATGTTTCAGGAGTATTTGTGAATGGGGCTAAGATTTCTGGTACCTCAAATGGAGTTAGGATCAAGACATGGCAGGGAGGTTCAGGCAGTGCAAGCAATATTGTTTTCCAGAATGTGGAAATGAATGATGTGACTAACCCTATCATCATAGACCAAAATTATTGTGACCACAAAAACAAGGATTGTACACGACAG AGGTCGGCAGTTCAAGTGAAAAATGTGTTGTACCAGAACATAAGAGGGACAAGTGCTTCAACTGATGCCATAACATTTAATTGCAGCCAAAGTGTTCCATGTCAAGGCATTGTGCTTCAAAATATTCAACTGCAAAATGCAAGAGCCAAATGCAACAATGTTAAACCTGCGTACAAAGGCGCTGTCTCTCCTCGATGTTCTTGGGGATtagtaaattaa
- the LOC18766986 gene encoding protein NPGR2, which translates to MRRSRTEKGRRGKSTRNFGKVMKCLCSGEQLRAADEMVPSENESLATKDRTTSESSSRAVEVTKKPHTGNIEEAESSLRESGCLNYEEARALLGRYEYQKGNIEAALHVFEGIDIAALTPKIKNTLARVGERRRRRSQSFSTPPMSINAVTLLLEAILLKAKSLQDLGRFKEGAQSCQVILDVVESSLPDGLPQNFVADCKLQEIVSKSVELLPELWKLADCPHEAILSYRRALLHHWNLEVETTAKIQKEFAVFLLYSGAEASPPNFRSQMDSSFVPRNSLEEAILLLMILLRKVCLKRIQWDPSILDHLSFALSVSGDTRALASQVEELLPGFMDRKEIFYKLALCYYGAGEHSVALNLLRRLLSKSEDPMCFPALLLALKICGENPSHAEEGVGFALRAMQSVDGKCDHLKSTAACLLGISLSVHSKSAVADYERVKRQAEALQALETAGRMTTMSDPIILYHLSLEYAEQRKLDAALDCAKQMLKLEGGSNIKSWLLLSRILSAQKRFVDAETIIEAALDQSGKWEQGELLRTKAKLQTAQGQFKNAIATYTQLLAFLHVQSKSYGYGNKLLKSNGNFSGRLELEIWHDLAYVYINLSQWSDAEICLSKAKAINAYSANRCHATGVLYETKGLYKEALRAFSEALDIDPSHVPSLISTAVVLRRLGDRSNHLYTVVRSFLMNALSLDRTNHSAWYNLGLLYESQGTPSSSLEAAECFEAAVFLEESAPVEPFR; encoded by the exons ATGAGGAGGAGTAGAACTGAAAAGGGGAGGAGGGGTAAATCTACGCGGAACTTTGGAAAGGTAATGAAGTGCCTCTGCTCTGGAGAGCAATTAAGAGCAGCAGATGAAATGGTTCCTTCAGAAAATGAATCCCTTGCAACCAAGGATCGTACAACAAGTGAGTCTTCATCTCGAGCTGTCGAGGTTACAAAGAAACCACACACTGGCAATATAGAAGAAGCTGAGTCATCTCTGCGTGAGAGTGGATGCTTGAACTATGAG GAAGCAAGAGCGTTATTAGGAAGATACGAATATCAGAAAGGAAACATAGAAGCTGCTTTACATGTATTTGAAGGAATAGATATTGCTGCATTGACTCCGAAGATAAAAAATACCCTTGCCAGAGTAGGTGAGCGGCGTAGGAGGCGTTCTCAAAGTTTTTCTACCCCGCCAATGTCTATAAATGCTGTAACTTTACTTCTGGAAGCAATACTTCTCAAAGCAAAATCATTGCAGGATCTTGGGAGGTTTAAAG AAGGTGCTCAATCTTGCCAGGTTATTCTGGATGTTGTTGAATCTTCATTACCAGACGGCTTGCCTCAAAACTTTGTTGCTGACTGTAAATTGCAGGAGATTGTAAGTAAGAGTGTTGAGTTGCTCCCAGAATTATGGAAACTTGCTGATTGTCCGCATGAAGCTATCTTGTCCTACCGACGGGCTTTACTCCATCATTGGAACCTTGAGGTAGAAACTACTGCAAAGATTCAGAAGGAGTTtgctgtttttcttctttatagTGGAGCTGAAGCAAGCCCCCCAAACTTCCGCTCCCAAATGGACAGTTCATTTGTACCCAGAAACAGTTTAGAAGAGGCTATTCTTCTGCTAATGATTCTACTTAGAAAAGTGTGTCTTAAAAGAATTCAGTGGGATCCATCAATCTTGGATCATCTTTCGTTTGCTCTATCTGTATCAGGGGATACCAGGGCTTTAGCTAGTCAAGTTGAAGAATTGTTACCTGGGTTTATGGATCGGAAAGAAATATTCTACAAACTAGCTCTCTGCTACTACGGAGCAGGTGAGCATTCAGTTGCTTTAAATCTACTGAGGAGATTGTTGAGTAAAAGCGAGGATCCAATGTGCTTTCCAGCTTTGTTATTGGCATTGAAGATATGTGGGGAAAACCCCAGTCATGCAGAAGAAGGGGTAGGTTTTGCCCTTAGAGCCATGCAAAGTGTGGATGGTAAGTGTGATCATTTGAAAAGTACCGCCGCTTGTTTATTGGGCATATCACTTTCAGTGCATTCTAAATCAGCGGTTGCTGATTATGAGAGAGTGAAAAGACAGGCTGAGGCACTTCAGGCCCTGGAAACTGCTGGGAGAATGACAACAATGAGTGACCCTATTATTCTTTACCATCTCAGTCTAGAATATGCTGAGCAGAGAAAGTTGGATGCTGCACTTGATTGTGCTAAGCAAATGTTAAAGCTGGAAGGTGGGTCTAATATTAAAAGTTGGTTATTGTTGAGCAGAATACTGTCAGCTCAGAAACGGTTTGTGGATGCTGAAACAATCATAGAGGCTGCTTTGGATCAGTCAGGGAAATGGGAACAAGGTGAATTACTGAGAACCAAAGCGAAACTTCAAACTGCACAGGGTCAGTTTAAAAATGCCATTGCAACATACACTCAACTTCTCGCTTTTCTTCATGTTCAGAGTAAAAGCTATGGTTATGGGAACAAGCTTCTAAAG AGTAATGGAAATTTTTCTGGAAGGTTGGAATTGGAAATATGGCATGATCTGGCATATGTCTACATAAATCTTTCACAATGGAGTGATGCTGAGATTTGTCTTTCCAAAGCTAAAGCCATAAATGCTTACTCTGCTAATAGATGTCATGCCACAG GTGTGCTTTATGAAACGAAGGGCCTCTATAAAGAAGCTCTAAGAGCTTTTTCAGAAGCTTTGGATATTGACCCTTCCCATGTACCGAGCTTAATCTCTACAGCTGTTGTCCTCAGACGGCTTGGTGATCGCTCAAACCATTTGTACACTGTTGTCCGAAGCTTTCTGATGAATGCATTAAGTCTTGATAGAACGAACCATTCTGCATGGTATAACCTTGGCCTACTCTACGAATCCCAGGGCACCCCATCTTCTTCATTAGAGGCTGCGGAATGCTTTGAGGCTGCAGTCTTTCTTGAAGAGTCTGCTCCTGTTGAACCCTTCAGATAG
- the LOC18766836 gene encoding uncharacterized protein LOC18766836, which produces MNTKTMRLPPRRISTTNASNNNKRKEKESGFDALHQSTTTKMLKLAPPPQAGSNSPPEPASSDQLLAGYLAHEFLTKGTLLGQSWDTYKAEPAPGPPGDEAEPSSGAEPNLENLERYVEVADLLKTDGAHLAGIVNPTQLARVLQL; this is translated from the coding sequence ATGAACACCAAAACGATGCGTTTGCCACCTCGTCGGATTTCGACGACCAATGCGTCAAATAACAACAAGCGCAAAGAGAAGGAGAGTGGCTTCGACGCGCTCCACCagtcaacaacaacaaagatGCTCAAGCTGGCCCCACCGCCTCAAGCCGGCTCCAACAGTCCACCGGAGCCGGCTTCGTCCGACCAACTCCTCGCCGGCTATTTGGCGCACGAGTTCCTAACCAAGGGCACCCTCCTAGGGCAGTCGTGGGACACATACAAAGCCGAGCCGGCCCCAGGGCCTCCGGGTGATGAAGCCGAGCCGAGTTCGGGAGCCGAGCCGAATCTTGAGAACTTGGAGAGATACGTGGAAGTTGCTGATTTGCTGAAGACGGATGGGGCCCACTTAGCTGGCATTGTCAACCCAACTCAGCTCGCTCGCGTTTTACAGTTGTGA